In one Paenibacillus sp. JQZ6Y-1 genomic region, the following are encoded:
- a CDS encoding stalk domain-containing protein, giving the protein MKSKTWITVALAAGMTLTTSAGVYAGTKLESIRAYVNHGIQIEVNGSAYTAKGSNGEQLAPITYNGSTYLPVRAMADALNVPVNYNASAGKVSLGTSSGSGNSSNGSGSSTGSTSSLKSITYTTAQINQIKQARSGFGVDAFAVPYAPTQIGSQDSFIKVAAADGADSVNLLYKHMRVSAAARDNSGGDFGKGGTQVKLSNGVTGNYYAANGDTGAQVTFEWKGNYFTITALDSSLTKDQLIGVAGSVSKL; this is encoded by the coding sequence ATGAAATCGAAAACATGGATCACCGTCGCATTGGCAGCAGGAATGACGCTTACTACATCCGCAGGTGTGTACGCAGGCACCAAGCTGGAATCTATTCGCGCTTACGTCAATCATGGCATTCAGATCGAAGTGAATGGCAGTGCCTATACCGCCAAAGGATCAAATGGAGAGCAGCTAGCACCGATCACGTATAATGGCTCTACGTATCTACCTGTACGTGCGATGGCAGATGCACTGAATGTCCCTGTAAACTATAACGCCTCCGCAGGCAAAGTATCACTAGGCACCTCGTCCGGCTCTGGCAATAGTAGCAACGGTAGCGGTAGCTCGACAGGCAGTACCAGCAGCCTGAAATCAATCACATACACGACCGCCCAGATCAATCAGATCAAACAAGCACGAAGTGGCTTTGGCGTAGACGCATTCGCTGTACCATACGCCCCAACGCAAATCGGCAGCCAAGATTCCTTTATCAAAGTCGCTGCCGCAGACGGTGCAGACAGCGTTAACCTGCTGTACAAGCATATGCGCGTCTCCGCAGCAGCACGCGATAACAGCGGCGGTGATTTTGGCAAAGGCGGTACACAGGTGAAGCTGAGTAACGGTGTAACTGGTAATTACTATGCAGCAAATGGCGACACTGGAGCACAGGTGACCTTTGAATGGAAAGGTAACTATTTTACCATCACAGCACTGGATAGCAGCCTGACCAAGGATCAGCTGATTGGTGTAGCCGGATCGGTAAGCAAGCTGTAA
- a CDS encoding Ig-like domain-containing protein: MIRISKLGKWTLMLVLLSTMIFPNGVFAADSTAVSLKFSDDNTLALSLEDDATDLTLYTVDGNGNTTDVTEKATWSSSAAAVATVKDGTITPVGKGSTTITAKYGDLAATKKVTVTSPYTTLTLSPDSATNVTIGTPYEFTATATKTDGTTVDVTDTVTWSTYDTKVAKVVDGQVTGISQGTTSLTAKYAGLTASATLYVRSSFQGLMLTPEDDQVMFIGQTPTQIKAEVADSTQVKEVTADVTWTSSNPLNVTADKGLLTPWVEGTSTIKAQYEDFTKSFKVTVYKTMKKLEPSVTSIDLVTGDSVTLPKVTGTAVDGTTTDLSKVINWTVDGSVASLTSSKITGEAAGDVTLVGTVGNMQVSIPVSVKTEVLNLTPSATSLSVVVGSTASLPTVQAVSADGSTADVSDDVVWTSTSNKLLVQGDKVKSLVKGSASLKGTYLNQTVRVSVKMESKLASITVSPTDINLALNKSKSIRVTGKYVDGKSVTLSTKMNWVSSNTAVATVKGTSVKAIGMGTTTLTGSYQGLTATVKVTVSAQVKKLTFSEKSLKMTTGTTTILLVTAEYDTGETVDVSKNATWTSSKTNVATVSGGKITAVSKGVSAIRAEFDGKRVSTNVNVKDAAGK; the protein is encoded by the coding sequence ATGATACGTATTTCCAAATTGGGAAAATGGACACTTATGCTGGTATTGCTCAGCACAATGATCTTTCCGAACGGGGTATTCGCTGCCGATTCGACTGCCGTTTCCCTTAAGTTTTCCGACGATAACACGCTGGCACTGTCTCTGGAAGATGATGCAACTGATCTGACGCTGTACACAGTGGATGGCAATGGCAACACAACGGACGTAACCGAGAAAGCCACCTGGTCTTCCAGTGCAGCGGCTGTAGCCACAGTAAAAGATGGTACAATCACTCCGGTAGGTAAAGGCTCTACAACGATCACTGCCAAGTATGGCGATCTAGCTGCTACCAAAAAAGTAACTGTAACTTCGCCGTATACAACGCTCACTCTGTCTCCAGACAGCGCGACGAATGTAACGATTGGCACACCGTATGAGTTTACCGCAACTGCGACGAAAACAGATGGAACGACCGTAGACGTAACCGATACCGTTACCTGGTCTACATATGACACCAAAGTAGCAAAAGTGGTGGATGGACAGGTTACCGGGATCTCGCAGGGCACAACTTCACTGACAGCCAAATATGCAGGTTTGACCGCAAGTGCAACACTGTATGTACGTTCTTCTTTCCAAGGTCTTATGCTGACCCCAGAAGACGATCAGGTCATGTTCATCGGACAGACACCAACGCAAATCAAAGCAGAGGTTGCTGATTCGACACAAGTGAAAGAGGTAACTGCGGATGTAACCTGGACATCCTCCAATCCGCTGAATGTCACCGCCGACAAAGGTCTGCTTACCCCATGGGTAGAAGGCACATCGACGATTAAGGCACAGTACGAAGATTTTACCAAAAGCTTTAAAGTAACAGTCTACAAAACAATGAAAAAGCTGGAGCCAAGCGTCACTTCGATTGATCTGGTAACTGGCGATTCCGTGACACTGCCAAAAGTAACTGGCACCGCGGTAGATGGTACAACAACCGATCTGTCCAAAGTAATCAACTGGACTGTGGATGGCTCTGTTGCTTCCCTGACTAGCAGCAAAATCACTGGTGAAGCTGCTGGTGACGTAACGCTGGTAGGTACAGTAGGGAATATGCAAGTCAGCATTCCAGTAAGTGTGAAAACAGAAGTGCTCAACCTGACACCAAGCGCAACAAGCTTGAGCGTGGTGGTAGGCTCGACAGCATCGCTGCCAACTGTACAAGCAGTATCTGCAGACGGCTCAACAGCTGATGTAAGTGACGATGTAGTATGGACATCTACGTCCAACAAACTGCTCGTACAAGGCGACAAAGTAAAATCATTGGTTAAAGGTTCCGCTTCTCTGAAAGGAACGTACCTGAACCAAACTGTACGTGTTAGCGTTAAAATGGAAAGCAAACTGGCTTCCATTACTGTATCGCCAACCGATATTAACCTGGCACTGAACAAAAGCAAATCAATCAGAGTGACAGGAAAGTATGTAGACGGTAAGTCTGTAACCCTGTCCACCAAAATGAACTGGGTATCTTCCAATACAGCAGTAGCTACCGTAAAAGGTACTTCCGTTAAAGCGATTGGCATGGGTACAACTACGCTGACAGGCTCGTATCAAGGATTGACCGCTACTGTCAAAGTCACAGTAAGCGCACAGGTCAAAAAACTGACCTTCTCCGAAAAATCGCTGAAAATGACAACCGGTACAACAACGATTCTGCTCGTAACGGCAGAATATGATACAGGTGAAACAGTAGATGTAAGCAAAAATGCAACATGGACATCGTCCAAAACGAATGTAGCAACTGTAAGTGGTGGTAAAATTACAGCTGTATCCAAAGGTGTTTCTGCGATTCGTGCGGAATTCGACGGTAAACGTGTAAGCACAAACGTGAACGTCAAGGATGCAGCAGGTAAATAA
- a CDS encoding uracil-DNA glycosylase — translation MLHMFGNDWDDILKEEMEKPYFKELMTWLDKEYEEHTIYPPRDLLFQAFRLTPYSEVKAVILGQDPYHGAGQAEGLSFSVQPGVKVPPSLRNIYIELQEDTGAAIPKHGSLVSWGKHGVLLLNTALTVRAGQPASHRGKGWERFTDAVIQLLNERQQPMVFVLWGNHAAEKEALINTEHHLIIRSAHPSPFAARKGFFGSRPFSRTNSFLTEQGQQPIDWTIPELT, via the coding sequence ATGTTACACATGTTTGGAAACGATTGGGATGATATACTGAAGGAAGAGATGGAGAAGCCTTATTTTAAAGAGCTGATGACTTGGCTGGACAAAGAATACGAGGAGCACACGATCTATCCGCCGCGTGATTTATTGTTTCAAGCCTTTCGTCTAACTCCGTACTCGGAGGTGAAAGCAGTCATTTTGGGACAAGACCCGTATCACGGAGCTGGACAGGCAGAGGGGTTAAGCTTTTCTGTACAACCCGGTGTGAAAGTACCGCCATCCTTGCGCAATATTTACATAGAATTGCAAGAAGACACAGGTGCAGCAATTCCGAAGCATGGTTCACTCGTTAGCTGGGGCAAGCATGGCGTGCTGCTGCTGAACACAGCACTAACGGTACGTGCCGGTCAGCCAGCCTCTCATCGGGGCAAGGGCTGGGAGCGATTTACCGATGCCGTGATTCAATTATTGAACGAACGTCAGCAACCGATGGTATTTGTTTTATGGGGCAATCATGCGGCAGAGAAGGAAGCGCTGATCAACACAGAGCATCACCTCATCATCCGTTCCGCGCATCCAAGTCCGTTTGCTGCACGCAAAGGCTTTTTCGGCAGCCGACCGTTTTCACGTACCAATTCATTTTTAACCGAACAAGGCCAGCAGCCGATTGACTGGACCATACCGGAGTTGACCTGA
- a CDS encoding Gfo/Idh/MocA family protein produces MSKVKIGIIGCGNISGIYLENLTRTFVNTEVYACADFNEDKLNEAIEQYGVPNRWTAEQIIASDEIQLVVNLTTPPDHYAICRQALEGGKHVYVEKPLSLSYEQGKELVELAESKGLLLGGAPDTFLGAGLQTCRKLIDDGYIGDPVAATAFMVNHGHESWHPNPSFYYKPGGGPMYDMGPYYLTALISLLGPAQSVSGMTKTSLPQRTITSQPRYGEIIDVEVPTHITGTIRFQNNAIATMITSFDIWSSTLPFIEIYGTLGTLIIPDPNTFGGPIRLRPANSADFMEFPLIHQYEENSRGIGISDMAHCIQHGGIPRANGHLTSHVLEIMQAFHTSADTQTHQVLQSTCTQPTPLSPNLIKGYLT; encoded by the coding sequence ATGAGCAAAGTGAAAATCGGTATCATCGGCTGCGGCAATATTAGCGGCATCTATTTGGAAAATCTCACGCGCACTTTCGTTAACACCGAAGTCTACGCCTGTGCGGACTTTAATGAGGATAAGCTGAACGAAGCCATTGAGCAATACGGCGTACCCAATCGCTGGACAGCGGAGCAGATTATCGCCAGCGACGAGATTCAACTGGTCGTCAATCTGACCACACCGCCGGATCACTACGCGATCTGTCGTCAAGCATTGGAAGGCGGCAAACACGTTTACGTAGAAAAGCCGCTATCTCTATCTTATGAGCAGGGAAAAGAGCTGGTAGAGCTGGCAGAGTCCAAAGGGCTGCTGCTCGGCGGTGCACCGGATACATTTCTCGGTGCAGGGTTGCAAACCTGTCGCAAGCTGATCGACGACGGCTATATCGGCGATCCAGTAGCCGCAACCGCCTTTATGGTCAACCACGGACACGAAAGCTGGCACCCGAACCCGTCCTTTTACTACAAACCAGGCGGCGGTCCGATGTACGATATGGGACCATACTATCTGACTGCGCTCATTTCTCTACTTGGACCAGCGCAATCCGTATCCGGTATGACCAAAACCTCGCTACCTCAGCGTACGATCACAAGTCAGCCACGCTATGGCGAGATCATCGACGTCGAAGTACCAACCCATATCACCGGCACGATTCGTTTCCAAAATAACGCCATCGCCACCATGATCACCAGCTTCGACATCTGGAGCAGCACCTTACCCTTTATCGAAATCTATGGCACACTCGGCACCTTGATCATCCCAGACCCGAACACATTCGGCGGTCCCATCCGTTTACGTCCAGCCAACAGCGCCGACTTTATGGAATTTCCATTGATCCACCAATACGAAGAAAACAGCCGCGGCATCGGCATTTCCGACATGGCACACTGCATCCAACACGGTGGCATCCCAAGAGCTAACGGTCACTTAACCAGCCATGTCCTCGAAATCATGCAAGCCTTCCACACCAGCGCCGACACCCAAACACACCAAGTTCTCCAATCCACCTGCACCCAACCAACCCCTCTAAGCCCCAACCTAATCAAGGGCTACCTCACCTAA
- a CDS encoding ThuA domain-containing protein, translating into MSKQALIVSGGWDGHQPKEVADLFAELLRVEGFEVEIAYTLDAFLDEQKLMQLDLIVPVWTMGEISNEQLQPVLNAVASGVGLAGCHGGMCDSFRNSVEWQFMTGSQWVAHPFNDGVEYDVRIVKTSSSPLVEGIPDFKVVSEQYYLHVDPAVNVLATTTFRLSEGPHSANGEIVMPVVYTKKWGKGNVYYNSLGHQVNIFDIPEAKELMRRGLIWAAR; encoded by the coding sequence ATGAGCAAACAAGCATTGATCGTTAGCGGTGGTTGGGATGGACATCAGCCCAAGGAAGTCGCCGATTTATTCGCAGAATTGTTACGTGTGGAAGGTTTTGAGGTAGAGATTGCCTATACATTGGATGCTTTTCTAGATGAACAGAAGCTGATGCAGCTGGATCTGATCGTTCCTGTCTGGACGATGGGGGAGATTAGCAATGAGCAGTTGCAACCCGTACTGAATGCAGTAGCATCTGGTGTCGGTCTGGCTGGCTGTCACGGCGGTATGTGTGACTCGTTTCGGAACAGTGTAGAGTGGCAATTTATGACCGGATCGCAGTGGGTGGCGCATCCGTTTAACGACGGCGTGGAATATGACGTACGCATCGTAAAAACATCGTCCAGCCCATTGGTAGAAGGCATTCCTGATTTTAAAGTTGTTTCCGAGCAATACTATCTGCATGTCGATCCTGCCGTGAATGTACTGGCAACAACGACATTCCGCCTTAGCGAAGGTCCGCATTCTGCCAATGGTGAAATTGTAATGCCTGTCGTTTATACGAAGAAATGGGGCAAAGGCAACGTGTACTACAACTCACTGGGTCATCAGGTGAACATTTTTGATATTCCCGAAGCCAAAGAATTGATGCGCCGTGGACTGATCTGGGCAGCACGTTGA
- a CDS encoding helix-turn-helix transcriptional regulator — protein MRAFHENRTYGKGLPVQMGRIRNISFLAHWHHDLEFMYVTEGSLQIGINYETRVLKAGDFAFCGSGDIHYYDSSRGESEIIMIIFNPRLIGSPAGWPVEQDFRSHFITSMDGMTVERQQALAQLAPVMQALDVEAQQAEPSEMIITGLLQLLCGLVERLIPVGSGEQKRQHRSTAHLKMMQELLDQLEQNCTQPLTLQDGADYARMSVFHFSRFFKNVTGMGYNTYVNELRIRRAEQQIVHTDERLLDIALDCGFGNIRTFNRVFRQLRGCKPSDLR, from the coding sequence ATGCGAGCTTTTCATGAGAATCGTACATATGGTAAAGGGTTACCCGTGCAAATGGGACGGATTCGGAATATCAGCTTTTTGGCACATTGGCATCATGATCTGGAGTTTATGTATGTGACGGAAGGTAGTTTGCAGATTGGAATCAATTATGAGACGCGGGTATTGAAGGCGGGCGATTTTGCTTTTTGCGGCAGTGGGGATATTCATTATTACGATAGCAGTCGCGGCGAATCCGAGATCATCATGATCATTTTCAATCCACGTCTGATCGGCAGTCCGGCGGGTTGGCCAGTAGAGCAGGATTTCCGCTCGCATTTTATTACCTCTATGGATGGGATGACTGTGGAGCGACAGCAGGCATTGGCTCAACTCGCACCGGTGATGCAGGCACTGGATGTAGAAGCTCAGCAAGCAGAACCGTCGGAGATGATCATTACGGGGCTGTTGCAATTATTATGCGGTCTGGTTGAGCGACTTATTCCAGTCGGGTCGGGTGAGCAGAAGCGCCAGCATCGTTCGACTGCTCATTTAAAAATGATGCAGGAGCTGCTCGATCAGTTGGAGCAAAATTGTACGCAGCCGCTGACCTTGCAGGATGGTGCAGATTATGCGCGGATGAGCGTGTTTCACTTCTCGCGCTTTTTTAAAAATGTGACTGGGATGGGATACAACACGTATGTGAATGAATTGCGAATTCGGCGGGCAGAGCAGCAGATTGTACATACGGATGAGCGGTTGTTGGATATTGCGCTGGATTGCGGGTTTGGGAATATTCGCACGTTTAATCGGGTGTTTCGGCAGTTGCGGGGGTGTAAGCCGTCGGATTTGCGGTGA
- the gtfA gene encoding sucrose phosphorylase, translating into MSIQNKAMLITYADSLGNNMGELADILDQHLQGVISGVHLLPFYPSSGDRGFAPMDYTQVDPALGSWEDVRRISSTFYMMYDFMINHISQQSKYFQDFLEKKDESAYADLFIRYKDFWPNGEPTEEDVDLIYKRKPRAPYVEVTFKDGSTEKVWCTFDEQQIDLDVTTETTRQFIRDNLNFLAEQGASVIRLDAFAYANKKIGTNCFFVEPDIWEMLQYAADLTEAKGVEVLPEIHEHYSIQLKIADKGYYVYDFALPMLVLHALYSGQTNRLANWLNICPRKQFTTLDTHDGIGVVDVKDLMTDEEAEMTRESLYSKGANVKKIYSSEAYNNLDIYQINCTYYSALGNNDQAYVLARALQCFAPGIPQIYYVGLLAGENDIELLERTKEGRNINRHYYSKEEVAQEIQRPVVQRLFDLLRFRNTSAAFDGEIAVEESGENELTITWTHGETSARLEANLKTHEFSVTENANGAGWQSVL; encoded by the coding sequence ATGTCAATTCAAAACAAAGCGATGCTGATCACGTATGCGGACAGTCTGGGCAATAATATGGGTGAGCTGGCAGATATTCTGGACCAGCATTTGCAGGGGGTTATCAGCGGGGTGCATTTACTGCCGTTTTATCCGTCTTCCGGTGATCGCGGGTTCGCGCCCATGGATTATACGCAGGTAGACCCGGCGCTCGGCAGTTGGGAAGATGTACGCCGGATTAGCAGCACCTTCTATATGATGTACGATTTTATGATTAATCATATTTCGCAGCAATCGAAGTACTTTCAGGATTTTCTGGAAAAGAAAGATGAATCTGCGTATGCCGATCTGTTTATCCGTTATAAGGATTTCTGGCCAAACGGCGAGCCGACCGAAGAGGATGTTGACCTGATCTACAAACGCAAGCCGCGTGCGCCGTATGTGGAGGTAACCTTTAAGGATGGCAGTACGGAAAAGGTATGGTGTACCTTTGACGAGCAGCAGATCGATCTGGATGTGACGACTGAGACGACCCGTCAGTTTATTCGCGACAATCTGAATTTTCTCGCTGAGCAGGGAGCGTCTGTCATTCGTCTGGATGCCTTCGCCTATGCGAATAAGAAGATCGGTACCAACTGCTTCTTCGTCGAGCCGGACATTTGGGAGATGCTGCAATATGCAGCAGATTTGACCGAGGCGAAGGGTGTAGAAGTGCTGCCGGAGATTCACGAGCATTATAGCATTCAATTGAAAATTGCCGATAAAGGCTATTATGTATATGATTTTGCATTGCCGATGCTCGTGCTGCACGCACTGTACAGTGGGCAAACGAATCGTCTGGCGAATTGGCTGAATATCTGTCCGCGTAAGCAATTTACCACGCTGGACACGCATGACGGTATTGGCGTCGTCGATGTGAAGGACCTAATGACTGACGAGGAAGCCGAGATGACACGCGAAAGCCTGTACAGCAAAGGCGCCAACGTCAAGAAAATCTATAGCAGCGAAGCGTACAACAATCTAGATATTTACCAGATTAACTGTACGTATTATTCCGCGCTTGGCAATAACGATCAGGCATATGTACTGGCACGGGCGCTGCAATGCTTCGCACCGGGTATTCCGCAGATTTATTACGTGGGTCTGTTAGCGGGCGAGAACGATATTGAGTTGCTAGAGCGGACGAAGGAAGGACGCAACATCAACCGTCATTATTATAGTAAAGAAGAAGTAGCGCAGGAGATTCAGCGTCCTGTTGTTCAGCGATTGTTCGATCTGCTGCGCTTCCGCAATACAAGTGCTGCATTTGACGGCGAAATTGCGGTGGAGGAGAGCGGAGAGAATGAGCTGACGATCACATGGACCCATGGAGAGACGTCGGCGCGTCTGGAAGCGAATCTGAAGACGCATGAGTTTTCAGTGACGGAGAATGCAAACGGTGCTGGCTGGCAGAGTGTATTGTAA
- the pyrE gene encoding orotate phosphoribosyltransferase, translating into MLTIEEIPAHIAAALLKIEAVALSPQEPFTWTSGIKSPIYCDNRLTMSYPFIRDQIADAFATIVRDQYPDADVIAGTATAGIPHAAWVSEKLDLPMAYVRDKAKGHGKQNQIEGLIKPGQRVVVIEDLISTGGSSIKAAEAIREAGAEPLVVLAIFSYQLDKAVQAFEDANLPLQTLSNYTALIEKAVELGKVQEEDLALLHSWRENPEAFGK; encoded by the coding sequence ATGTTAACCATTGAAGAAATCCCGGCACATATCGCCGCAGCCCTACTCAAAATCGAAGCAGTCGCATTAAGCCCGCAAGAACCTTTTACTTGGACATCGGGGATCAAGTCGCCCATCTATTGCGATAATCGTCTGACCATGTCGTATCCGTTTATTCGCGACCAGATTGCCGATGCGTTCGCAACGATTGTACGTGATCAGTATCCAGATGCTGATGTGATTGCTGGAACTGCAACCGCTGGTATTCCGCATGCAGCTTGGGTATCCGAGAAGCTGGATCTGCCGATGGCATACGTGCGTGACAAAGCCAAAGGTCATGGCAAGCAAAATCAGATCGAAGGGCTGATCAAACCCGGTCAACGCGTCGTTGTGATCGAGGACCTGATCTCCACAGGCGGTAGCTCGATCAAAGCCGCTGAAGCGATCCGTGAAGCTGGCGCTGAGCCACTGGTTGTACTGGCGATCTTTAGCTACCAGCTGGATAAAGCAGTGCAAGCATTTGAAGATGCAAATCTGCCACTGCAAACACTGTCTAACTACACGGCGCTGATCGAAAAAGCCGTTGAACTGGGCAAAGTACAGGAAGAGGATCTGGCGCTGCTGCATTCATGGCGCGAAAACCCAGAAGCATTTGGCAAATAA
- the pyrF gene encoding orotidine-5'-phosphate decarboxylase → MSEYVHSAAARRLIVALDYPDVEQARQLIDKLTGIPCYIKVGMQLFYAAGPAFVRELKQKGYYVFLDLKMHDIPNTVKGGAHSITKLGVDMFNLHAAGGKQMMQAAVAGMEQALSEDSNLSRPLLIAVTQLTSTSQQVMNEEIGIAGKVEDTVVRYAQLARECGLDGVVSSPLEGPAIKQMCGAAFLTITPGVRPAGSDVADQTRIMTPGRAIAAGNDYLVVGRPITAAADPREAAEQIIKEMSEHVNH, encoded by the coding sequence ATGAGCGAATATGTACATAGCGCTGCCGCACGGCGGCTTATTGTGGCGCTGGACTACCCGGATGTAGAGCAGGCGCGACAGCTGATCGATAAGCTAACAGGCATTCCCTGTTATATCAAAGTGGGCATGCAGCTCTTTTATGCAGCCGGTCCAGCGTTTGTCCGCGAATTAAAGCAAAAAGGCTACTATGTCTTCCTTGATCTCAAAATGCACGATATTCCGAATACCGTCAAAGGCGGCGCCCATAGCATTACAAAGCTTGGTGTGGATATGTTTAACTTGCACGCCGCTGGTGGCAAGCAGATGATGCAGGCAGCCGTTGCTGGTATGGAGCAGGCATTGAGCGAGGATTCCAATTTGAGTCGTCCGCTGCTCATTGCTGTGACACAGCTGACTAGCACGTCCCAGCAGGTTATGAATGAAGAGATAGGTATCGCTGGGAAAGTGGAAGATACGGTTGTACGGTATGCTCAGCTGGCACGCGAGTGTGGATTGGACGGCGTCGTATCATCGCCGCTGGAAGGCCCAGCGATCAAGCAAATGTGCGGTGCAGCTTTCCTAACGATTACACCCGGTGTACGTCCAGCAGGCAGCGATGTGGCTGATCAGACGCGTATCATGACGCCTGGACGCGCGATTGCAGCGGGGAACGACTATCTAGTAGTAGGACGTCCGATTACTGCCGCAGCCGACCCTAGAGAAGCAGCAGAACAGATTATCAAGGAGATGAGTGAACATGTTAACCATTGA